Genomic DNA from Fimbriimonas ginsengisoli Gsoil 348:
ATCGAAAATTCTGCGATGGAAGACTGAGAGACCTCGGCGGCTTTGCTTCGAACCGTGTTCCGGATCGCGACCACTGAGTTCGGAGGCACCCCCTCGGTAACCCAGACGTTGCCACCGATGATGCTTCGAGAGCCAATGACGATGTCGCCGAGGATGGTCGCATGGGCGTAAATCACCACATCGTCCTCAATGGTCGGGTGCCTTTTCGTGCCCGCCAGCCGCTTGTGAACCTGGTGGGCGCCGAGGGTGACGCCTTGATACAGCTTCACGCGATCGCCGATCACCGCCGATTCGCCGACGACGATCCCGGTTCCATGGTCGATAAAGAACGAACGGCCGATTTGTGCCGCCGGGTGGATATCGATGCCGCAACGGGTGTGCGCCTGCTCGGAAACCATGCGGGGAAGCAGCGGAACTCCCAAGCGATGGAGCGAGTTCGCAAGACGGTAGATCGCGGTTGCGTAGAAGCCGGGGTAGGAGAAGATGACTTGGTCGATGCTCTCCGCCGCCGGGTCGTTCTCGAAAAGCGCCTGGGCGTCGGCGTGGAGCGCATCGTAAATCTCTTCGAGCCCCTCGACAAACGCTGAAGCCACGCTTGCCGACCTCAACGTCGGATGGTTCAGGGCGCCGACCGTCTCCTCCACGCATCCCCGCAGATTTTCGATCGACGCGTCGAGCGCGTGGGCGTCCGTGAGATCCTGCTGGGCGAAATGCGGAAAAAGGATTCCCAGCGAAGCCTCGGTGAACCGCTCGGGCCACGTGCGAAACGCGGTTGGGAACGGATGGTCCGCCCGCTCTCGAGCGAGACGGGAGGCGAAGGCAGTGGTGGTTTGGTCGGTCAATCGAACACCATATCCGTAATTTTGTAGCTATCGGTTGGGCGGATCTCCACCCCCAACCCCCTCCTCATCGCCTCGGTTGGGGCGGACTAAGCCGTGCGACGAGGAGGGGGCTCCGGAGGGGATCATTCGTGCGCTAACCTCCCCCTAAACGGCGTCCCTCTACGGCGTTTAGCTCAATGAACGACTTCCAATTCTCAGGGACATCGGTGTCGACGAAGATCGCGTTCACGGGGCACTCCGGCTCGCATAGACCGCAATCGATGCACTCGTCGGGATTGATAAAGACCTGATCTTCGGCCTCGTAGATGCAGTCCACGGGGCAGACGGTCATGCAGGACTTGTCCTTCACTCCAATACACGGTTCGACAACGACGTAGGGCATGTTCTTATTTATGTGCGAGAGCGGGTGTTAAGGTCGAGCGAACGGTTGCGTCCAGAGTCTCTCGAACTCGAACGACCTCGCCGACGACGATGACGGCGGGGGAGACGATTCCCTCCGCTCGTCGGACGATATTGTTCAGCGTTCCCATGGCCACGACCTGATCGGCGTGAGTCGCTTTCGACACGACGGCGACCGGTGTTTCCGGGCTCCGCCCGGCGGATACCAGCCGCTCGGCGATGGTCGCAAGCCGCTCCACCCCCATTAGGAATACGGCGGTGGGCATCCGCGCGGCGGCATCCCACGGGACCTCGTCGCGTCCTTCCGCCTCGTGGCCGGCGAACACGGCAAACGCGGTGGAGACGCCGCGATGAGTGACCGGTATATTCGCCGCCGCCGGTCCGGCGATCGCGGAGCTGACGCCCGGGATCACTTCGAATTCGATGCCGGCCTCGTTGAGGGCGAGAATCTCTTCCCCGCCCCGGCCGAATACGAACGGATCGCCCCCTTTCAGCCGGACGACCGTCCGGCCGGCGCGGGCGTGCGAGACGAGCAGGTCGTTGATCGACCGCTGCCGCCCGCGCCCTTGATGACCGACTTCTTTCCCAACGTAGATTTGCTCCGCTTTCGCGGGAGCGTGTTTGAGTAGATCGGGGTGCACCAGCCGGTCGTACAGGACGACATCGGCGCGCTGGAGGGCGCGTAGTCCGCGCAGGGTAATGAGCTCGGGATCGCCCGGGCCGGCCCCCACGATGTACACCTTCGCCGGTGTGAAGGAGAAGTCGCCCGGGGCATGCTCCACCGCGCGGTCGAGCATGCGCTGAAACGCCGCGTCCGCTTCTGCCTTATCTCGTGTTAAGAGGCCGGGGATCTCAGAGTCCAGCACTCTTTCCCAAAACGCTTGGCGAACCTTGTAACCGGGAAGCCGCCGCTTCACCTCGGCCCTTCGATCGCCCAAGAACTCCGCGAGCTCGCCCAAGTCCTCGGTTAGGATTTCGCTGACGATCCGATTTCGTACCCGTTGCGCCAGCGCCGGGCTGCAACCGGCCGAAGAGACGGCCACTTGCATTGGCCCCTGCCTCGTGAGGGCGGCCATGATGAAGTTGCAGTTAGCCGGGTCGTCGACCGAGTTGGTAAGCCTCTGGCGATCGTTTCCGCAACGATAGACCCACTCGTTGAGATCGGGATCGTCGGTAGCGGCGATCACCATGTAGGCCGGCTCGATATCGTCCGGATGGAACGTCCGAGATTCCCAAACCAACTTTCCTTCCCGATGCCAACTACGAATCTCTTCGCGCGCCTCCGGAGAAATCACCGTAATGCGGGCCCCGGACGCAGGCAGGAGCGAGTTCAGCTTTTCGAGCGCGATCGACCCGCCCCCAACGATCAGAACTTGGCGATCGTTGAGGTCGAGGTAGACCGGGTGGTATTGAGTGTAAGGCACGGTCAGACTTCCACGGGAATTCCCGCCGGAACGGGAGTGGGCACACCCTCGGCGAAGGTGACGCGCATGAGGGTCGCCAGCTCGTCGTCGGAGTGGCGGTCGACGAAGTCGGCGAAGTCGTCCTCGTCTTCCCGCTGCTCCACATAGCCGTTCAGAAGGTTGGCGATCGCGTGTTTCACCTCGGTCGCGGGCACCTTGCGCCGGATAGGACGGACGAACTTGGAGTCGGCCCCAAGACGCCCACCGAGTGAGATGTCGTAGCCATCCACCGGCGGCTTTCCCGGCCCTTGCTTGACAAGGCACCCTTGGAGGCCGATGTCGCCGATGTGGTGCTGCCCGCAGGAGTTGGGGCAGCCGTTCAAGTTGATCCGAATCGGCTCGTTAATCGCCACCGCCCCTTCGACGTGCTCGACGATCTCGACGATCAGCCGCTTCGTTTCGGTGAGGGCGAGATTGCAGAACTCGTTGCCGGTGCAGGCGACGGCCGCTCGGCGGATTGGGGAAACGTTCACTTGCAGGCCGGCCGCCTCCAGCGCTTTGGCCGCTGCCTCCACGCGGGCGTTCGGAATGTCCGGGAAGATCAGGTTTTGCTGGTTCGTCGTGCGGATATTTCCTCCGCCGAACTCGTCAGCGATCCTCGCCGCTTCGTACACCTGAGAGTCGTTCAGCCGTCCGCTGAGAACGGTTGCGCCGATCCAGGAAAGCCCTTCCTGCTTCTGGGCGTGGATCCCTACATGGTCTCGGAAGTTCTTCCGAGGCTCGGGCCAGTCGTCGGCGAAATCGGGCCGCCAATCCAGACGAGAGCGAACCTCCTCCTCGAACCGCTCGATCCCCCATTCGTTCACCAGAAACTTCAGCCGGGCGGCCTTCCGGTTTTCGCGGTTGCCGTGGTCCCGGAAGATCGTGACGATCGCGTGAAAGACGCTCGGCAGCCGATCTTTCGGCACGAACATGTTCAATCTCTTCGCGAAGAACGGACGGGCCGATAATCCGCCGCCGACCCGGATCTGGAATCCCTCCTCGACTTCGCCGTTGGCCCGAATCCGGCGTACGGCGGTGGCGCCGATGTCGTTGATCTCGGGCTGAGAGCAGTGCTGGCCGCAGCCGGCGACCGTCGTCTTGAACTTGCGAGGCAGGTCCGAATACTCGCGATTGTCGAGAAACATTTGGTGGATAATCTCGGCCTCGGGGCGGGCATCGAAGACCTCGTTCGGATCGATTCCGGCGACCGGGCATCCGGTTACGTTACGTGGGATGTCGCCGCAGGCGCCGGAGGCGCTGATCCCGACCTGCGCAAACCGGTTGAGGATGTCCGGAACGTCTTGGATCGTCAGCCAGTGGAATTGGAAGTTCTGGCGCGTCGTGATATCCGTGATCCCACGGGCATAGAGTCGGGTGACGTCGGCCACGGTCCGAAGCTGTTCGGTCGACAGGTCGCCGCTCGGCACCTTGATGCGCAGCATGAAGTGTCCATCGTTCGGCTTCTGCTGGTACAGCCCGTACCACCGCATCCGAAGGAAATCGTCCGGATCGATGCTCTCGAACCCGGACTTAGAGTAGCGGACCAAATCCTCCCACACGTCGAGGGGGTTCTTTTCCTGCTTGATTCGTTCGTTCTCGTTCACGCGTTGTTGTTCCTGGCCTAGCGCTTTACGTGCAGGCCGCACTCCTTGTGCTCGGCGGCTTCCCACCACCAGCGTCCGGCGCGGACATCCTCGCCGGGAGCGATGGCGCGGGTGCACGGCGCGCACCCGATGCTGGGAAAGCCACGGTCGTGGAGGGCGTTGTAAGGAACATCGTTGGCCCGGATGTACGCCCAGACTTGCTCCTCGCTCCAATCGGCGAGGGGGTTGAGTTTGAAGATCCCGCCATGGGTGGCGTCGATTTCGACCTTGGGCAGAGTGGCCCTGGTAACCGCCTGCGCGCGGCGAAGTCCGGTGATCCATGCTTGCCGGCCACTGAGGGCGCGGCGAAGCGGTTCCACCTTTCGGATCTCGCAGCAAAGCTTGCGGTCGTCGATGGATCGGTAGAAACTGTTCGGCCCGCGGTTTCGGAGCAGGTTTTGGATCTCCTCCGTTTGCGGGCTGTACGTCTCGAACTCGATCCCATATCGCTCACGGCTCCGCTCCATGACGTCGTAGGTCTCTTGATGAAGCCGCCCGGTGTCGAGCACGAAGATTGGAATCGCGGGCGCCACCTTTGCGATCAGGTCGATGAGCACCACGTCCTCCGCGCCGAAGCTGGAGGCGAAGGCGACGCCGGCGCCGAACCGCTCCCCAGCCCAACGCAGGATCTCCTCGGCCGAGGCGTCATTGAGCCGCGACTGGAGTTCTTCGAGCTGGGAGGTGGGAGCGATCATTGCCTTACCACACTAGAATGGCCTCCCTTACCGGCAATAGAGCCTATTGTCTATCGATCCGGTAGAGAATTCCTTTACAACAACGGCCCGTCCAAGTTACAGCCGAAGAATCGAAGAGGAGTGCGCGGAATAAGAGGCCCTCCTGAGAAGGAACGGAGCGCCAACCACCTTGTTAAGCGGGAATGTTTTGAGCCCCTTTCGTCATATGTTTTCGGTTGTATTCAATGAATGGCCGTTACAATGTCGGTGGAAATCCGGACGGAGCAGAGATGAAGGAGAAGCGTGCCTGGAGCAAGCCCGAACCGGAAAGCCGGCTTTCAGTGAACTCGTTTCGCGGAATTCTGCTCACGGTTTGTG
This window encodes:
- the epsC gene encoding serine O-acetyltransferase EpsC; this encodes MTDQTTTAFASRLARERADHPFPTAFRTWPERFTEASLGILFPHFAQQDLTDAHALDASIENLRGCVEETVGALNHPTLRSASVASAFVEGLEEIYDALHADAQALFENDPAAESIDQVIFSYPGFYATAIYRLANSLHRLGVPLLPRMVSEQAHTRCGIDIHPAAQIGRSFFIDHGTGIVVGESAVIGDRVKLYQGVTLGAHQVHKRLAGTKRHPTIEDDVVIYAHATILGDIVIGSRSIIGGNVWVTEGVPPNSVVAIRNTVRSKAAEVSQSSIAEFSI
- a CDS encoding indolepyruvate ferredoxin oxidoreductase subunit alpha; the protein is MPYVVVEPCIGVKDKSCMTVCPVDCIYEAEDQVFINPDECIDCGLCEPECPVNAIFVDTDVPENWKSFIELNAVEGRRLGGG
- the cysG gene encoding siroheme synthase CysG → MPYTQYHPVYLDLNDRQVLIVGGGSIALEKLNSLLPASGARITVISPEAREEIRSWHREGKLVWESRTFHPDDIEPAYMVIAATDDPDLNEWVYRCGNDRQRLTNSVDDPANCNFIMAALTRQGPMQVAVSSAGCSPALAQRVRNRIVSEILTEDLGELAEFLGDRRAEVKRRLPGYKVRQAFWERVLDSEIPGLLTRDKAEADAAFQRMLDRAVEHAPGDFSFTPAKVYIVGAGPGDPELITLRGLRALQRADVVLYDRLVHPDLLKHAPAKAEQIYVGKEVGHQGRGRQRSINDLLVSHARAGRTVVRLKGGDPFVFGRGGEEILALNEAGIEFEVIPGVSSAIAGPAAANIPVTHRGVSTAFAVFAGHEAEGRDEVPWDAAARMPTAVFLMGVERLATIAERLVSAGRSPETPVAVVSKATHADQVVAMGTLNNIVRRAEGIVSPAVIVVGEVVRVRETLDATVRSTLTPALAHK
- a CDS encoding nitrite/sulfite reductase, with product MNENERIKQEKNPLDVWEDLVRYSKSGFESIDPDDFLRMRWYGLYQQKPNDGHFMLRIKVPSGDLSTEQLRTVADVTRLYARGITDITTRQNFQFHWLTIQDVPDILNRFAQVGISASGACGDIPRNVTGCPVAGIDPNEVFDARPEAEIIHQMFLDNREYSDLPRKFKTTVAGCGQHCSQPEINDIGATAVRRIRANGEVEEGFQIRVGGGLSARPFFAKRLNMFVPKDRLPSVFHAIVTIFRDHGNRENRKAARLKFLVNEWGIERFEEEVRSRLDWRPDFADDWPEPRKNFRDHVGIHAQKQEGLSWIGATVLSGRLNDSQVYEAARIADEFGGGNIRTTNQQNLIFPDIPNARVEAAAKALEAAGLQVNVSPIRRAAVACTGNEFCNLALTETKRLIVEIVEHVEGAVAINEPIRINLNGCPNSCGQHHIGDIGLQGCLVKQGPGKPPVDGYDISLGGRLGADSKFVRPIRRKVPATEVKHAIANLLNGYVEQREDEDDFADFVDRHSDDELATLMRVTFAEGVPTPVPAGIPVEV
- a CDS encoding phosphoadenylyl-sulfate reductase; protein product: MIAPTSQLEELQSRLNDASAEEILRWAGERFGAGVAFASSFGAEDVVLIDLIAKVAPAIPIFVLDTGRLHQETYDVMERSRERYGIEFETYSPQTEEIQNLLRNRGPNSFYRSIDDRKLCCEIRKVEPLRRALSGRQAWITGLRRAQAVTRATLPKVEIDATHGGIFKLNPLADWSEEQVWAYIRANDVPYNALHDRGFPSIGCAPCTRAIAPGEDVRAGRWWWEAAEHKECGLHVKR